Proteins found in one Paenibacillus thermoaerophilus genomic segment:
- the glpK gene encoding glycerol kinase GlpK, with product MESYILSLDQGTTSSRAILFDRNSEIVSSAQMELTQHYPKPGWVEHDANEIWQTVMAVISSCLEQAGVSPSQIAAIGITNQRETTVVWEKRTGNPIYNAIVWQSRQTAALCDQLKEAGHERLVREKTGLLIDAYFSGTKLAWILDQAEGAREKAERGELLFGTIDTWLIWKLSGGALHVTDYSNASRTMMFNIYEQQWDEELLSLLRIPKSMLPEVRPSSCLYGHTSADLFQGHRIPIAGAAGDQQAALFGQTCFEEGTAKNTYGTGCFLLMNTGSKAVKSQHGLLTTIAWGIGGRIEYALEGSIFVAGSAIQWLRDGLRMIEDAKESESYALQVESTDGVYVVPALVGLGAPYWESEVRGAVFGLTRGTTKAHFIRAVLESLAYQTKDVLTAMESDSGISLKALRVDGGAVKNNFLMQFQSDLLNVPVDRPVVNETTALGAAYLAGLAVGYWKDQAEIVKQWRKDRTFIPAMSESVRNGLYGGWKKAVQACMVFK from the coding sequence ATGGAGTCTTACATCTTGTCTCTGGATCAAGGCACGACCAGCTCAAGAGCGATTTTATTCGACCGGAACAGCGAAATCGTGTCCTCCGCCCAAATGGAATTGACCCAGCACTACCCGAAGCCGGGCTGGGTGGAGCATGACGCCAACGAAATATGGCAGACGGTTATGGCGGTGATCTCCTCCTGCTTGGAGCAGGCAGGGGTCTCTCCTTCGCAAATAGCGGCGATCGGCATCACGAACCAACGCGAAACGACGGTGGTCTGGGAGAAGCGGACGGGCAATCCGATCTATAACGCCATCGTCTGGCAATCCAGGCAAACCGCAGCCCTGTGCGATCAATTGAAAGAGGCGGGCCACGAGCGGTTGGTCCGGGAAAAAACGGGATTGTTGATCGATGCGTACTTCTCCGGCACGAAGCTGGCCTGGATCCTGGATCAGGCGGAAGGGGCCAGGGAGAAGGCAGAACGAGGCGAACTGCTGTTCGGAACGATCGATACGTGGCTTATCTGGAAGCTGTCGGGCGGGGCCCTTCACGTCACCGACTATTCCAACGCCTCCCGAACGATGATGTTTAATATTTACGAGCAGCAATGGGACGAAGAATTGCTGAGTCTCCTGCGGATACCGAAGTCCATGCTTCCGGAGGTCCGGCCGTCTTCCTGCCTGTACGGCCACACGTCGGCCGACCTGTTCCAGGGGCACCGGATTCCGATCGCCGGAGCGGCCGGGGATCAGCAGGCGGCTCTGTTCGGGCAAACCTGCTTCGAAGAGGGCACGGCCAAAAATACGTACGGAACCGGCTGTTTCTTGCTGATGAACACGGGTTCCAAAGCGGTGAAGTCGCAGCACGGGCTCCTGACGACGATTGCTTGGGGAATCGGCGGCCGCATCGAGTATGCGCTGGAAGGCAGCATATTCGTGGCCGGATCGGCCATTCAGTGGCTGCGGGACGGACTGCGCATGATCGAAGACGCGAAGGAAAGCGAATCGTACGCCTTGCAGGTCGAATCCACGGACGGAGTTTACGTCGTGCCGGCTCTGGTCGGCCTGGGCGCCCCGTACTGGGAAAGCGAAGTGAGAGGGGCCGTATTCGGGCTGACCCGCGGCACGACCAAAGCGCATTTTATCCGCGCCGTCCTGGAGTCGCTGGCGTACCAGACCAAAGATGTGCTGACCGCGATGGAGAGCGATTCCGGCATATCGCTGAAAGCTTTGCGCGTGGACGGCGGAGCCGTCAAAAACAACTTCTTGATGCAGTTCCAGAGCGATTTGTTAAACGTGCCGGTGGACCGGCCCGTCGTGAACGAAACGACGGCTCTGGGCGCCGCCTACTTGGCGGGTCTGGCGGTCGGGTATTGGAAGGACCAGGCCGAGATTGTGAAGCAGTGGAGAAAAGACCGCACCTTTATTCCGGCGATGTCGGAATCGGTGCGCAATGGTCTGTACGGCGGGTGGAAAAAGGCTGTGCAGGCTTGTATGGTGTTCAAATGA
- a CDS encoding glycoside hydrolase family 88/105 protein, with product MQETILGAIRRVSDAMKSMKNEGLDEIYPIGLIDIHLWEWPQGVGLYGMYQYYQETKDAATLQFLKDWYDARIREGLPEKNVNTCSPLLTLISLCELTGNEEYIRICDEWSRWIMDRENGLIRTGDNAFQHMITGDPNDGQILIDTLFMTVLFLAKAGVYFKRPEYVEEAKKQFLIHIKYLYDRHTGLFFHGWDFNGRHNYGAVRWGRGNGWYTCGIVDFLDMVELEDGIKQYLLDTMRSQVQALAALQAENGMWHTVLDDPTSYVETSCTAAFGYGILKGVRKGYLPQEYLPVGRKALQAVMDRIDANGVVQEVSYGTPVGNDAQFYKDIPISPMTYGQALTLLILMEGLRCANPSA from the coding sequence ATGCAAGAGACGATACTTGGCGCGATCCGGCGTGTGTCCGATGCGATGAAATCGATGAAAAACGAGGGTCTGGACGAGATTTATCCGATCGGCCTGATTGATATTCATCTGTGGGAATGGCCGCAGGGCGTCGGCTTATACGGCATGTACCAGTATTACCAGGAGACGAAGGACGCCGCCACACTGCAGTTTTTGAAGGATTGGTACGACGCCCGCATCCGGGAAGGTTTGCCCGAGAAAAACGTCAATACGTGCTCCCCGCTGCTGACGCTGATCTCGTTGTGCGAGCTGACGGGCAACGAGGAGTACATCCGGATCTGCGACGAGTGGAGCCGCTGGATCATGGACCGCGAGAACGGATTGATCCGGACCGGGGACAACGCGTTTCAGCATATGATCACCGGAGACCCGAACGACGGGCAAATCTTGATCGACACCTTGTTTATGACCGTGCTCTTCCTGGCGAAGGCGGGCGTCTACTTCAAACGGCCGGAATATGTCGAAGAAGCCAAGAAGCAGTTCCTCATCCATATCAAATACTTGTACGACCGCCATACCGGACTGTTCTTTCACGGATGGGACTTCAATGGCCGGCACAACTACGGGGCTGTGCGTTGGGGGCGCGGCAACGGCTGGTATACGTGCGGGATCGTCGATTTCCTCGACATGGTAGAGCTGGAGGACGGCATCAAGCAGTATTTGCTGGACACGATGCGCAGCCAGGTTCAAGCTCTGGCCGCGCTGCAGGCGGAAAACGGCATGTGGCATACGGTCCTGGACGATCCCACGTCCTACGTCGAGACGTCGTGCACGGCCGCTTTCGGCTACGGGATCTTAAAAGGCGTCCGCAAAGGCTATTTGCCGCAAGAGTATTTGCCGGTCGGACGGAAGGCTCTGCAGGCCGTGATGGATCGGATCGACGCCAACGGCGTGGTTCAGGAGGTTTCCTACGGCACCCCGGTCGGCAACGATGCGCAATTCTATAAAGATATCCCCATTTCCCCGATGACTTACGGGCAAGCGTTAACGCTCTTGATCTTGATGGAAGGCTTGCGCTGCGCCAATCCTTCCGCCTGA
- a CDS encoding TIM-barrel domain-containing protein — translation MKISHQLLDVAYGTSRLDLVTDAAKFRIVLLNDEIVRIRCTFEEDFPEEASYALVLTAWEDKMDALVPDRKRIEPIPAQYEDLGTHLLLSTRKLRVLVHKEPFAIEITDADGNVLHADLQGKPYVRDALGRLYHYSCMHDQDHFYGFGEKSGYLNKKHRRMRMHNVDTIGYDSELTDPLYKHIPFYIKFNSESQIASGLFYHNAHDSVFDMGCERSGYWNKYSYFCADGGELDVFFIYGPQIKDVVRHYTDLTGKTVLPTKYSLGYMGSTMYYTELDRDSDKAILGFLDRCREEGIPCDGFFLSSGYTTGQDGKRYVFNWNGDRFGNPQRFVEQMEEKGAALVPNIKPGMLTTHPLYKKFDEAGAYIRDGSGEQSHIDRYWGGPASFVDFTNPKGRELWKKHLKDSLVSLGITSIWNDNNEYEINDARALCHFEGSPKTIDGLRPIMPNLMAQMAKEAIEEVYPDTRPYIVNRAGFAGIQRYAQTWAGDNNTSWKSLKFNIPVILGMGLSGVANQGCDISGFFGPAPEPELFVRWVQNGIFQPRFSIHSCNTDNTVTEPWMYPAYTRYIRDAIRLRYRLVPYFYSLLYEASTEGSPVMRPLVYEFQSDDRVKDESFDFMLGPYILVANVLEKGAKTREVYLPKGAEWLDWNTKERYAGGQTIRLDVSLESIPMFIRSGAIVPMAPHLMNIRQDPVEELHLLIEPSEETRFVVYDDDGTSNNYKQGEYLKTTISIKNGKDTRISFANEGNYRTKLKTVRLDVLCKEVAPVEVRLQDKKLPMFLDPNQWESAGEGWYYDMEQKAAKIKYSYRREDYEVRMKFDVKDLISI, via the coding sequence ATGAAAATAAGCCATCAGCTCCTAGATGTCGCATACGGAACCAGCCGTCTTGATCTGGTTACGGATGCCGCCAAATTCAGAATCGTGTTGCTAAACGATGAAATTGTCAGAATCCGCTGCACCTTTGAGGAAGATTTCCCGGAAGAAGCCTCCTATGCGCTGGTGCTGACCGCCTGGGAAGACAAGATGGACGCGTTGGTTCCCGACCGGAAAAGGATCGAACCGATTCCGGCGCAATACGAGGATCTCGGCACGCATCTGCTCTTGTCCACACGGAAGCTGCGCGTTCTCGTACATAAAGAGCCTTTCGCCATTGAAATTACCGATGCGGACGGCAATGTGCTGCATGCCGATTTGCAGGGCAAACCGTATGTCCGGGATGCGCTCGGAAGGTTGTATCACTACTCCTGCATGCACGACCAGGATCATTTCTACGGATTCGGAGAAAAGTCGGGATACCTGAACAAGAAGCACAGAAGAATGAGAATGCACAATGTGGATACGATCGGATACGACTCCGAGCTGACCGATCCGCTCTACAAACACATTCCGTTCTACATCAAATTCAACAGCGAGAGCCAGATCGCCAGCGGATTGTTCTATCACAACGCCCATGACTCCGTATTCGATATGGGCTGCGAGCGGAGCGGCTACTGGAACAAGTATTCCTATTTCTGCGCGGACGGCGGAGAACTGGACGTCTTCTTCATTTACGGGCCGCAAATCAAAGATGTCGTCAGACATTACACCGATTTAACCGGAAAAACCGTATTGCCGACCAAATACTCGCTCGGCTACATGGGGTCCACGATGTACTACACCGAGCTGGACCGGGATTCGGACAAAGCGATCCTGGGCTTTCTGGACCGGTGCCGGGAGGAGGGAATTCCTTGCGACGGGTTTTTCCTGTCATCCGGATATACGACCGGCCAAGACGGGAAGCGGTACGTCTTCAACTGGAACGGCGACCGGTTCGGCAATCCGCAGCGGTTCGTCGAACAGATGGAGGAGAAAGGCGCCGCGCTCGTGCCGAACATCAAGCCGGGCATGCTGACCACGCATCCGCTGTACAAGAAATTCGACGAAGCCGGCGCTTATATCCGGGACGGAAGCGGAGAACAATCGCATATCGACCGGTATTGGGGCGGACCGGCCTCCTTTGTGGACTTTACGAATCCGAAGGGCCGGGAGCTGTGGAAGAAGCATTTGAAAGACTCGCTGGTTTCGCTCGGCATTACGTCCATCTGGAACGACAACAACGAATATGAAATCAACGATGCGAGGGCGCTGTGCCATTTCGAGGGATCTCCGAAGACGATCGACGGATTAAGGCCGATTATGCCGAATCTGATGGCGCAAATGGCGAAAGAGGCGATCGAGGAGGTTTATCCGGACACGCGGCCGTATATCGTCAACCGGGCGGGTTTCGCCGGAATTCAGCGCTACGCCCAGACTTGGGCGGGAGACAACAACACCAGTTGGAAAAGCTTGAAATTCAATATTCCCGTCATTCTGGGCATGGGGCTTTCCGGGGTGGCGAACCAGGGCTGCGACATCAGCGGATTTTTCGGCCCGGCCCCGGAACCGGAGTTGTTCGTAAGATGGGTACAGAACGGAATCTTCCAGCCGAGGTTCTCGATTCATTCCTGCAACACGGACAATACCGTGACGGAGCCGTGGATGTATCCCGCTTACACCCGCTATATCCGTGACGCTATCCGGTTAAGATACCGGCTGGTGCCTTACTTCTATTCCTTGTTGTACGAAGCGTCTACGGAAGGATCGCCGGTGATGAGGCCGCTGGTGTACGAATTCCAGAGCGACGACCGGGTTAAGGACGAAAGCTTCGACTTCATGCTCGGTCCCTACATCCTGGTCGCCAACGTGCTCGAAAAAGGCGCGAAGACGCGGGAGGTCTACTTGCCGAAAGGGGCCGAATGGCTGGATTGGAACACGAAGGAGAGATATGCCGGCGGGCAGACGATCCGGCTCGATGTCTCGCTGGAGTCGATCCCGATGTTCATCCGAAGCGGCGCGATTGTGCCGATGGCGCCCCATCTCATGAATATCCGCCAAGATCCCGTGGAAGAGCTTCATCTGTTGATCGAGCCTTCCGAGGAAACCCGCTTCGTTGTGTATGACGATGACGGGACCAGCAACAACTACAAGCAAGGCGAATATCTGAAAACGACGATCAGCATTAAGAACGGCAAGGATACGCGCATCTCCTTCGCGAACGAAGGAAACTACCGCACCAAGCTGAAAACCGTTAGGCTCGACGTGCTGTGCAAGGAAGTCGCTCCTGTCGAAGTGCGCTTGCAGGACAAGAAGCTCCCCATGTTCCTCGATCCGAATCAATGGGAATCGGCGGGGGAAGGCTGGTACTACGACATGGAACAGAAAGCCGCCAAAATCAAGTACAGCTATCGTAGAGAAGATTATGAGGTCCGCATGAAATTCGACGTTAAGGACTTGATTTCAATTTAG